The Ochrobactrum sp. BTU1 genome includes a region encoding these proteins:
- a CDS encoding ABC transporter substrate-binding protein, whose amino-acid sequence MNLRVKRSLTVFATSAMLSVAGGWGSAQAEPVEISFYYPVAIGGPVTKIVEDLITRFEGQHPDIKVKPIYSGTYPETLSKSLTAFKSGQAPEVAVMLSTDIFTLIDEDAIVPYDDLATTEDDKAWLTGFTPVFMVNSKSDDKTWGVPFQRGTTVFFWNKEAFKEVGLDPEKGPQDWKEVVDFATKLTKRSADGSTARWGMQVPSSLTSYWLLQGYVAQNGGKLAEPDGKTVYFNAPEVVEAMQYWVDLAQKHKVMKTGVIEWATNPKDFFEGRAAMITTTSGNLTNVKNNAPFPFGVQVLPKNKSFGAPTSGGNAYIFNVDDKAKQQAAFQFVKWLSSADQAAEWSIKTGYIAARDDAWETDAMRKYVEEFPSAKVPHDQIPYMVPELSTYENQRVARVIDDAIEASLTGNKSVSQALDDAQVEAERILKPYQ is encoded by the coding sequence ATGAATTTGCGGGTAAAACGATCGCTAACGGTCTTCGCTACATCTGCGATGCTGTCGGTTGCTGGTGGGTGGGGGAGCGCTCAGGCTGAACCTGTCGAGATCAGTTTTTATTATCCGGTCGCCATCGGTGGTCCGGTGACGAAAATCGTGGAGGATTTGATCACCCGGTTTGAAGGACAGCACCCGGACATCAAGGTGAAGCCAATTTACTCCGGTACTTATCCGGAGACATTGAGCAAATCTCTGACGGCATTCAAATCCGGTCAGGCCCCTGAAGTTGCAGTTATGCTCTCTACGGACATATTCACTTTAATTGATGAAGATGCCATCGTTCCGTATGATGATCTTGCGACCACTGAGGATGACAAGGCTTGGCTCACGGGGTTCACGCCAGTTTTTATGGTCAACAGCAAGAGTGACGACAAAACATGGGGCGTGCCTTTCCAGCGCGGAACGACCGTGTTTTTCTGGAACAAGGAAGCTTTTAAGGAAGTTGGGCTAGATCCGGAAAAAGGTCCACAGGACTGGAAAGAAGTTGTTGATTTCGCAACGAAGCTCACAAAACGTTCCGCTGATGGAAGCACGGCGCGATGGGGAATGCAGGTACCGTCATCGTTGACGTCGTATTGGCTATTACAAGGATATGTCGCCCAAAATGGCGGTAAGCTTGCGGAGCCGGATGGGAAGACGGTCTACTTCAATGCGCCAGAAGTTGTCGAGGCCATGCAATATTGGGTAGATCTCGCTCAAAAACATAAGGTGATGAAGACAGGCGTGATCGAATGGGCGACCAACCCGAAGGATTTCTTCGAAGGCCGCGCTGCTATGATCACCACCACCAGTGGCAATCTTACCAATGTGAAAAACAATGCGCCATTTCCGTTCGGTGTGCAGGTACTGCCAAAGAACAAATCCTTTGGTGCACCAACCAGTGGCGGCAATGCGTACATTTTCAATGTAGATGATAAAGCAAAGCAGCAAGCCGCGTTCCAGTTTGTGAAATGGCTGTCGTCCGCTGACCAGGCTGCGGAGTGGAGCATCAAGACAGGTTATATAGCGGCCCGTGATGATGCATGGGAAACGGACGCCATGAGGAAATATGTAGAAGAGTTCCCCAGCGCAAAGGTCCCCCACGACCAGATTCCTTACATGGTCCCAGAACTTTCGACTTATGAAAATCAGCGGGTCGCTCGCGTCATTGACGATGCGATCGAGGCTTCGCTAACGGGTAATAAGAGCGTCTCGCAAGCGCTCGATGATGCGCAGGTCGAGGCCGAGCGGATCCTCAAGCCCTACCAGTAA
- a CDS encoding sugar ABC transporter permease, with amino-acid sequence MNQAKNQITPWLLLLPATVLLAVFTHIPAVMTFINSFYQTPRGKRPPRFVGVDHYTTMINDPVFWAALKNNAIYALGTVPASIALAMLMAIIVNSSIRGRSLMRMSFFMPTVLPMIAVANIWLFFYTPGYGLIDQFLGLFGFHETNWLGNPDTVLGSLMLLAIWKEAGFFMIFYLAALQQISPSLSEAAALEGTGRWYFFRRVTFPLLMPTTLFVLINAVINAFRLIDHVIVMTRGGPDNASTLLLYYVYNVAFRFWDTAYASALTVVLLLALAVIAFVQFGVLDRKVHYK; translated from the coding sequence GTGAATCAGGCGAAAAACCAGATAACCCCATGGCTTCTGCTGCTACCGGCTACTGTTTTGCTGGCAGTGTTTACGCATATTCCTGCGGTGATGACATTCATCAACAGCTTTTACCAAACGCCGCGCGGTAAGCGCCCCCCGCGCTTTGTCGGGGTTGATCATTATACGACTATGATCAACGATCCAGTTTTCTGGGCAGCTCTTAAGAACAATGCAATATACGCGCTTGGTACCGTGCCGGCATCCATTGCGCTCGCAATGCTGATGGCGATCATCGTGAATTCGTCGATACGCGGTCGATCGTTGATGCGGATGTCATTCTTCATGCCAACCGTGCTGCCGATGATTGCGGTCGCTAATATCTGGCTGTTCTTTTACACACCGGGCTATGGTTTGATCGATCAGTTCCTGGGCTTGTTCGGCTTCCACGAAACAAACTGGCTGGGAAATCCTGACACCGTGCTTGGTAGTCTTATGTTGCTCGCCATCTGGAAAGAGGCTGGGTTCTTTATGATATTTTATCTGGCTGCATTGCAGCAGATCAGCCCGAGCCTGTCCGAAGCAGCGGCGCTTGAAGGCACGGGTCGCTGGTATTTCTTCCGCCGCGTCACCTTCCCGTTGCTGATGCCAACCACCTTGTTTGTGCTCATCAATGCGGTGATCAACGCGTTCCGTCTGATCGACCATGTCATTGTCATGACCCGTGGCGGGCCTGACAATGCCAGCACTTTGTTGCTCTACTACGTCTATAATGTTGCATTCCGTTTCTGGGATACTGCCTACGCATCCGCGTTAACTGTTGTGCTGCTGCTGGCGCTGGCTGTTATCGCATTCGTCCAGTTCGGAGTTCTTGATCGCAAGGTGCATTACAAATGA
- a CDS encoding carbohydrate ABC transporter permease, which produces MSAMTLPHQPREVSFWRALETLGCYLLGLLWIMPLLYAVWMAFHPAQYEARFDLLAPLTFDNFTQAWNAAPFGRYFLNTFMLITTILISQFIICTLAAYAFARYNFRGKTIVFMLVLVQLMIMPEVLLVENYRTIAKLGLVDTVVAMGLPYMASAFGIFLLRQTFLTVPKELDDAARVEGAGALTTLLKVYVPLAKPIYVAYGLVSVSYHWNNLLWPLVITNSVSTRPLTVGLQVFSSPDQGVQWSIISAAALMTSAPLLIGFLLFQRQFVQSFMRAGIK; this is translated from the coding sequence ATGAGTGCAATGACATTACCTCATCAACCGCGCGAGGTTTCTTTCTGGCGGGCACTTGAAACCTTGGGCTGCTATCTGTTGGGCTTGCTCTGGATTATGCCGTTACTTTATGCTGTTTGGATGGCATTTCACCCCGCGCAATACGAGGCACGTTTTGATCTCCTTGCCCCATTGACGTTCGATAACTTCACACAGGCTTGGAATGCCGCTCCCTTTGGACGCTACTTTCTGAATACATTTATGCTGATTACAACAATCCTGATCAGCCAGTTCATTATATGCACGCTTGCGGCCTATGCTTTTGCTCGTTACAATTTTCGCGGCAAAACAATTGTCTTCATGCTGGTATTGGTCCAACTGATGATCATGCCTGAAGTGCTACTTGTCGAAAATTACCGGACCATCGCCAAATTGGGACTAGTGGACACAGTCGTGGCCATGGGGCTTCCCTACATGGCGTCCGCATTCGGCATCTTTTTGCTGCGTCAGACCTTCCTCACTGTTCCCAAAGAACTTGATGATGCGGCGCGTGTCGAAGGCGCGGGTGCACTCACCACCCTTCTCAAAGTCTATGTGCCATTGGCCAAGCCAATCTATGTCGCCTACGGCTTGGTTTCAGTTAGTTATCATTGGAATAATCTCCTCTGGCCGCTGGTTATTACCAACTCAGTTTCTACCCGCCCGCTAACGGTTGGGCTGCAGGTTTTTTCCTCGCCGGATCAAGGCGTACAGTGGAGTATCATTTCAGCCGCCGCATTGATGACGTCGGCACCTTTGCTCATCGGATTTCTCTTGTTCCAGCGTCAGTTCGTGCAGAGCTTCATGCGCGCTGGTATCAAATGA
- a CDS encoding LysR family transcriptional regulator produces MTSRARRRKLPSLRALRAFEAVSHCQSFTAAAEELAVSQGAVSHQIKLLEQTLGCQLLVRGPKGVTVTPEGALLLEVCARAFDEIGAVTTLIGQDKNIQILRVRAGPFFSMEVIASRIAGFLKQNPGIQLHLNNLDIDSIAHDREDAQIKYCLHPPAGMYNIEILKERLVPVCSPSLLDSRKNPHDLLLDPEIPRLHYRDVSDWKKWLAHNGYDDLPANSNLFFDDQHTLLAAARSGQGIGFSHRPLVESDVQRGSLCIVSERYFEPKESYKFICSHDDIVSNTALQLFRDWLIKEVSTIG; encoded by the coding sequence ATGACTTCAAGAGCGAGACGAAGAAAGCTACCAAGTTTGAGAGCTCTACGGGCTTTCGAAGCAGTTTCGCATTGTCAGAGCTTTACCGCCGCTGCAGAAGAGCTTGCAGTAAGCCAAGGCGCTGTAAGCCATCAAATAAAGCTTTTGGAACAAACTTTGGGTTGTCAGTTGCTTGTTCGGGGACCTAAAGGCGTGACTGTAACGCCCGAAGGCGCCTTGCTGCTCGAAGTTTGCGCCCGTGCATTCGACGAAATCGGCGCTGTTACGACGTTGATCGGGCAGGACAAGAACATCCAAATCCTTCGGGTCCGTGCTGGCCCCTTCTTTTCAATGGAAGTCATAGCCAGCAGGATTGCTGGCTTCCTGAAGCAAAATCCAGGCATCCAGCTCCATCTAAACAATCTCGATATAGATTCCATCGCTCACGATAGAGAAGATGCTCAGATCAAATACTGCCTACATCCGCCGGCCGGTATGTACAACATTGAAATTCTTAAAGAAAGGCTCGTACCTGTCTGCAGCCCTTCGTTACTGGATAGTAGGAAGAACCCACATGACCTACTCTTGGACCCTGAGATTCCTCGGCTGCACTATAGAGACGTAAGCGACTGGAAAAAGTGGTTAGCTCACAACGGGTATGATGACCTACCCGCGAATTCGAACCTGTTTTTTGACGATCAACATACATTATTGGCGGCTGCTCGCTCCGGGCAAGGCATAGGTTTTTCTCATCGGCCACTCGTGGAAAGCGACGTGCAGCGTGGAAGCCTTTGCATTGTCTCCGAGCGGTATTTTGAGCCTAAGGAATCCTACAAATTTATATGTAGCCACGATGACATCGTCTCTAATACGGCCCTACAACTCTTTCGTGACTGGCTCATTAAGGAAGTTTCGACCATTGGCTAG
- a CDS encoding ABC transporter substrate-binding protein: MGTIAALFAVCGTLSAGAEEIRMGAEGAYAPFNYLDPSGQLKGFDIDVGNAICEKLKANCVWSANEWSGIIPALQSKKFDVMASSMAITESRMQQVSFSNPYYYNTMRFVALKELGLKDVTPEGAKGKVIGTQTGSVAVDALQRFFPDNEVKLYPTLEEAFLDIENGRIDLLLESKFALSDWIKKGADCCEFVGDEFLLDGTVGAGMAFRKDDDELRTRVNKALTEIIADGSYDKISAKYFDFDIREKPKFASEIFGK, from the coding sequence ATGGGGACTATAGCCGCTCTATTTGCAGTGTGCGGTACCCTTTCAGCTGGTGCTGAGGAAATACGGATGGGAGCGGAGGGGGCTTATGCACCCTTTAATTATCTGGATCCAAGCGGGCAGTTGAAAGGCTTTGACATTGATGTTGGCAATGCGATTTGTGAAAAATTAAAAGCCAATTGCGTATGGAGCGCCAACGAATGGAGCGGGATTATTCCAGCGCTTCAGTCAAAGAAGTTTGACGTTATGGCCTCATCGATGGCGATTACTGAATCACGTATGCAGCAGGTCAGCTTCTCTAATCCCTATTACTACAACACCATGCGGTTCGTTGCTTTGAAGGAACTTGGCCTGAAGGACGTCACACCGGAAGGTGCGAAGGGTAAAGTTATTGGTACGCAAACCGGCTCCGTTGCAGTTGATGCGTTGCAGCGTTTTTTTCCCGATAATGAGGTGAAGCTCTATCCGACTTTGGAAGAGGCTTTCTTGGACATTGAAAACGGCCGTATCGACCTGTTGCTTGAATCCAAATTTGCGCTGAGCGACTGGATTAAGAAAGGGGCCGATTGCTGCGAATTTGTCGGTGACGAATTCCTTCTGGACGGTACTGTGGGTGCCGGAATGGCTTTCCGCAAAGATGATGACGAACTGCGCACACGCGTCAACAAGGCGCTTACAGAGATTATCGCGGACGGAAGTTACGACAAGATCAGTGCCAAGTACTTTGATTTCGACATTCGGGAGAAGCCGAAATTCGCGAGTGAGATATTCGGGAAGTAG
- a CDS encoding M81 family metallopeptidase, producing the protein MSYRVAIIELINESNTFTQNRTSISDFRASHYFKGDEIPSNFRGTGSEVGGAIAVAEEKGWAPVYIVAAHAEPNGPVLETARFEITEECLRRLKEAGPLDGIFVALHGAMVTETDQDGDSQFLREIRSLVGHNVPIAITLDLHANIFDELADLVQIAVSFRTYPHIDMKDVGAEACALLDRTMRGEIEPVLAISRPPMLLGCDDGRTTDNGPMCRLLESADREMQQLGILNVAINAGFTDADVWAAGPSVIVTFDQKVVEQKAAFEVASRVCDEIWSYKDQWSQPVPLNECIRQLDEARGIEGTVVVADFSDNPGSGAYSDCTALIAAMLEAGVTNAAAGALLDPEAVAEIATSAIGETVTVTIGGKSDPSIGGGPLTVTGRVMSIRDGSFVFEGPMFTGLPGTTGKAVCLRVDGIDIMIVSERMQMLDQNIFRIVGIEPKDKSVLAVKSMQHFKGAFGPIATRIIVTDAGGLSSPDLSRRAYSRLRRPVFPLDTLPEQ; encoded by the coding sequence GTGTCCTATCGTGTTGCGATCATCGAACTCATCAATGAAAGTAATACATTCACGCAAAATCGCACGAGCATCAGCGATTTCCGTGCATCGCATTATTTCAAGGGCGATGAAATCCCATCTAATTTCCGAGGCACCGGTTCTGAGGTCGGTGGCGCGATAGCGGTTGCGGAAGAGAAGGGGTGGGCGCCCGTTTACATCGTCGCAGCCCATGCGGAGCCAAATGGGCCGGTTCTTGAAACTGCTCGGTTCGAAATTACCGAGGAATGTCTGCGTCGATTAAAAGAAGCGGGGCCATTAGACGGCATATTTGTTGCTCTGCACGGTGCAATGGTAACGGAGACAGATCAGGACGGCGACAGTCAGTTCCTACGGGAAATCCGGTCTTTAGTAGGGCACAATGTTCCTATCGCTATCACCCTTGACCTTCACGCGAACATTTTCGATGAGTTGGCTGATCTTGTACAGATCGCGGTTTCATTCCGGACTTATCCTCATATTGATATGAAAGATGTTGGGGCCGAAGCCTGTGCGCTGTTGGACCGAACGATGAGGGGCGAAATCGAGCCTGTCCTCGCCATTTCGCGTCCCCCAATGCTTCTGGGTTGTGACGATGGGCGCACCACAGATAATGGGCCAATGTGTCGTCTGCTCGAAAGTGCTGATCGAGAAATGCAGCAACTAGGCATCCTGAATGTAGCGATCAATGCTGGTTTCACTGATGCCGATGTTTGGGCGGCTGGGCCGAGCGTTATCGTGACTTTCGACCAAAAGGTCGTCGAACAGAAAGCCGCTTTTGAGGTTGCCAGCAGGGTATGCGACGAGATCTGGTCCTATAAAGATCAGTGGTCTCAGCCAGTGCCACTAAATGAATGTATCCGGCAACTTGACGAGGCCCGGGGCATTGAGGGGACTGTTGTCGTTGCTGATTTTTCCGATAACCCAGGATCGGGCGCTTACAGCGATTGCACCGCACTCATTGCGGCCATGCTCGAGGCCGGTGTGACGAATGCTGCTGCTGGCGCTCTTCTCGATCCTGAGGCGGTGGCTGAGATCGCAACCAGTGCGATAGGAGAGACTGTAACCGTAACGATTGGCGGCAAATCGGACCCATCTATTGGCGGTGGTCCCTTGACTGTGACCGGCCGCGTTATGTCCATCCGCGATGGTAGCTTCGTGTTTGAGGGGCCGATGTTTACTGGTTTACCCGGAACGACAGGGAAGGCGGTGTGCCTGCGTGTGGACGGGATCGATATCATGATCGTGTCGGAGCGTATGCAGATGCTTGATCAGAACATTTTTCGTATCGTTGGCATCGAGCCAAAGGACAAGTCTGTTCTGGCGGTTAAGTCAATGCAGCATTTCAAAGGCGCCTTCGGTCCGATTGCAACGCGGATCATCGTAACTGATGCAGGTGGTTTGAGTTCGCCTGATTTATCAAGACGAGCTTATTCCAGGTTAAGGCGTCCTGTTTTTCCGTTGGATACATTGCCTGAGCAGTAA
- the menC gene encoding o-succinylbenzoate synthase, whose protein sequence is MTTSPIFAGLTIEAAEIRIIRLPLLVPFVISTGTMTEKVIPILTLRAGGLNGYAEGVMDPFPDYLEETIAGSVSFLRDVLLPQIVGKRFASPADLLKVLDPWRGHRMSKAMVEMALWDLWSKALNLPLSVALGGVRDSVEVGVSIGIADIATTIERVAVSLDDGYKRVKLKIKRGHDLALVKAVRENFPEAHLTVDANTAYRLSDLPLLKAMDAFALDYIEQPLAFDDITDHVKVQEKLVTAICLDESIRSSADVRKALVAGACRVINIKVGRVGGHSASRAIHDVCAAFDVPVWCGGMLEAGIGRAHNIHLSTLQNFSKPGDTSSASRYFPRDIVNEPLEAENGCMAVPKNGPGIGVTLDHQFLDTVTSHREDFRA, encoded by the coding sequence ATGACGACATCGCCAATTTTTGCCGGACTGACAATCGAAGCTGCCGAAATACGGATCATACGGCTGCCGCTACTTGTGCCTTTTGTGATTTCAACCGGAACAATGACCGAAAAGGTCATTCCAATCCTCACGTTACGAGCCGGCGGCCTCAACGGCTACGCTGAAGGTGTGATGGATCCATTTCCAGATTATCTGGAGGAAACTATTGCCGGCTCCGTGTCGTTCTTGCGCGATGTCCTGCTGCCTCAGATTGTTGGAAAGCGCTTCGCTAGCCCGGCGGATCTTTTAAAAGTGCTTGATCCATGGCGCGGACACAGAATGAGCAAAGCAATGGTAGAGATGGCCTTGTGGGATCTGTGGTCCAAAGCACTCAACCTGCCTTTGAGTGTCGCGTTGGGTGGCGTGCGAGATTCTGTCGAGGTGGGCGTTAGCATCGGGATTGCCGATATTGCAACGACCATCGAGCGGGTCGCAGTTTCACTCGATGACGGTTACAAGCGCGTTAAGTTGAAGATCAAACGTGGGCACGATCTTGCCTTGGTAAAGGCGGTGCGAGAGAATTTTCCTGAGGCGCACCTAACTGTCGACGCCAACACTGCTTATCGGCTTTCCGATCTGCCGCTCCTTAAGGCGATGGATGCTTTCGCGCTTGACTACATTGAACAGCCGCTGGCGTTCGACGATATTACCGATCATGTGAAAGTTCAGGAAAAGCTGGTGACGGCTATCTGCCTGGATGAGAGTATTCGTTCTTCAGCAGATGTGCGCAAGGCGCTTGTAGCGGGCGCATGCCGTGTCATCAACATCAAAGTGGGGCGTGTCGGTGGCCACAGCGCCTCCCGCGCAATTCACGATGTTTGTGCAGCGTTCGACGTGCCTGTCTGGTGCGGCGGAATGCTTGAGGCAGGTATTGGTCGGGCACATAATATTCACCTGTCGACGCTGCAAAATTTTAGCAAGCCGGGAGATACATCCTCTGCAAGCCGCTACTTCCCGCGGGATATCGTCAATGAGCCGCTGGAGGCAGAAAATGGATGCATGGCCGTTCCCAAGAACGGTCCGGGTATCGGAGTGACGCTGGATCACCAATTTCTTGATACCGTTACCAGCCATCGTGAGGATTTCCGCGCATGA
- a CDS encoding GNAT family N-acetyltransferase: MSDVLIRELDSIAEMKVSEEVQRLVWGEDDPVDASDLLLAIQHEGGLVAGAFSGQKMVGFLFGFPSLTAGIQHSHRLAVLPEARGLKIGAQMKWFQRNWCLSRGITHVRWTYDPIRAVNAKLNIARLGGTSSTYHVNYYGPMVGINSGLPSDRIVVDWQLDDPDVEARFHDQTVHYPADARRVKIPADIDHLLAHDRSAAMSERLLLRQELLTAFNEGKRIVGFDPRKADYLLL, from the coding sequence ATGAGCGACGTGTTAATCCGTGAGCTCGACTCTATTGCAGAGATGAAAGTTTCCGAGGAAGTGCAAAGGCTGGTTTGGGGTGAGGACGACCCTGTCGACGCTTCCGATCTGCTGCTTGCCATTCAGCATGAAGGCGGTCTTGTCGCGGGAGCATTCTCCGGTCAAAAGATGGTAGGTTTCCTCTTTGGTTTTCCAAGTTTGACAGCGGGTATTCAGCATTCTCATCGCCTGGCTGTACTACCGGAAGCCAGAGGTTTAAAAATCGGAGCTCAAATGAAATGGTTCCAGCGCAATTGGTGCCTTTCACGAGGCATCACTCATGTCCGCTGGACCTATGATCCGATCCGGGCAGTCAATGCCAAGCTGAATATTGCAAGGCTGGGCGGCACTTCGTCTACTTACCACGTCAATTATTACGGTCCGATGGTAGGTATCAATTCCGGTTTGCCGTCCGACAGAATAGTTGTCGACTGGCAGTTAGACGATCCGGATGTAGAAGCGCGATTCCATGACCAGACAGTTCATTATCCGGCTGATGCTCGACGTGTGAAAATTCCGGCTGACATTGATCATCTACTCGCCCATGACCGGTCAGCTGCCATGAGCGAAAGGCTGTTGTTGCGTCAAGAGCTGTTAACGGCCTTCAACGAAGGAAAGCGCATTGTCGGCTTCGATCCCCGAAAAGCTGATTACTTGTTGCTTTGA